The following is a genomic window from Anaerolineae bacterium.
CAGTGGCCCCAAGAAAGGCGTCCGTGCGGCCCAGGCTGATGAGCAGTTCTCCGTTGAAGCCGAAGCCCAGGCGGAAGAAGGTCGAGAGCAAGAGGATCTGGAGTACCGGCGCCGCCGCCAGCCAGCGTTCGCCCAGCAGGAGGCGCACGGCCGGCTCTGCCAATCCGATGCCGACCCCGGCGGCGAGGCCGGCGGCGGCCAGGGCGTAGCGCGTAGTGAGCGCGTAGGTGCGCTGTAAGAGCGCCGGCTCCTGTCGTGCCCGGGCAAAGGCCGGCAGGGCAACCCGGCTCAGGATAAAGCGCGCCTGGAGCGGGAGCTGGGAGATCGTGAAGGCCATGTAGTAGATGCCCAGGCGCGCCTCGCCCTTCCAGCGGCCGACGAAGAAGTAATCGGCGTTCAGGTAGCCCCAACTGAGGATGTAGCTGAGGTACAGGGGCCAGCTAAAGCCCAGATAGCGCCGCAGGACCGGGCGCGAGACGCGCAGGCGCGGCTGGAAGTGGGCCAGTCTCCAGAGCAGGAGGGCCTGGAAGAAAGAGCCGGCGACGAACCCCCATACCAGGCTCCAGACCCCCTGTCCGAGAAGCGCCAGGGCCAGGCTGACGGCCAGGTTGACGCTGACATTGGCCAGTTCGGGCAGGCGCGCCGGCACGAACTCCAGCCGGCGCTCCAGCAGGGCGGCCGGCAGCATCAGAGGCCCGGTGTTGGCCGATGGCCCTCCCGTCGAGGTGAAAAGCAGGAGCGACATGGCCGCCAGCAGAGGCGCAAGATAGGGCTTGTCCAGCAGGGCGGCGAGAAGCCCGCGGCCGGCAATCAGCAGGAGCGCCATAATGAACGCTAGGATCAACTGGAGCGTGAACGCAGTATCCACCAGGTCATGGAAGCGGCCGTCGTCATCCTCGCTCTGGATGACGGCCTCGGCGCCGCGCAGGTTGACCAGCAGGGCAGGGAGGCCGGCGACCATCATGGCGAAGGCATATTGGCCGAAGGCCTCTGCGGGGAGCAGGCGTGCCAGGAGCAACTGCTGGAGGAAGAAGAGAAGCCGGCTGAGGCCGGCGACTCCCACTGCCACCCCGATGCCCTTGATGGCGCGCTCCTTTAGCTGTCGTGCCAGCGCCTGCGCGGAGGGGTTCATCCTTTCACCTCCGCCGGCGAAGATAGTCCCACCGCCCGCAGGAGCAGAGCGAACAGGTCGGTGATGGCTTCCGGGATGATGGCCGGCCGCTCCGAAGCCAGGAATATGCCGTCGTTGATGCGGTCGTCCGGGTCATAGCCGTGCATGGCATGCAGGACGCGGCGGGACATATGGGAGGGATGGAGGACCAGCCCGGTCTGCAGGAGGAAAATATCCTGGCCGTAGCGGTCGCCGGCAAAGGCGATGCCGTAGCGCGCCTTGTCTTCCCCGGTCAGAAGCCGGCCCTCCTGGCACTGTTGGAGGACTTCCCGGATGCGCGGCCGGCTCTCCGGGT
Proteins encoded in this region:
- a CDS encoding oligosaccharide flippase family protein, which produces MNPSAQALARQLKERAIKGIGVAVGVAGLSRLLFFLQQLLLARLLPAEAFGQYAFAMMVAGLPALLVNLRGAEAVIQSEDDDGRFHDLVDTAFTLQLILAFIMALLLIAGRGLLAALLDKPYLAPLLAAMSLLLFTSTGGPSANTGPLMLPAALLERRLEFVPARLPELANVSVNLAVSLALALLGQGVWSLVWGFVAGSFFQALLLWRLAHFQPRLRVSRPVLRRYLGFSWPLYLSYILSWGYLNADYFFVGRWKGEARLGIYYMAFTISQLPLQARFILSRVALPAFARARQEPALLQRTYALTTRYALAAAGLAAGVGIGLAEPAVRLLLGERWLAAAPVLQILLLSTFFRLGFGFNGELLISLGRTDAFLGATAAALGTLLALGPAFLRLWDIPGMAWAVTASSLASAAVSCIIIARELKIAYAGLIAPALVCTLLTVPIGLLTAPHIQGIMGLISAGAGLVVLYCAAFLALFERRTTRRLWAYLGRSHRNAP